The Littorina saxatilis isolate snail1 linkage group LG13, US_GU_Lsax_2.0, whole genome shotgun sequence genome contains a region encoding:
- the LOC138945876 gene encoding 26S proteasome non-ATPase regulatory subunit 1-like, with amino-acid sequence MDAVVGLLVFCQFWYWYPLTHFLSLAFSPACIVGLNFDLKMPKVEFKSARRPSLYAYPPPLEEKKNQTKEKVETAVLSITAKQRRKEAEKKKEEKMDVLT; translated from the exons ATGGACGCCGTGGTGGGCCTGCTGGTGTTCTGCCAGTTCTGGTACTGGTACCCCCTCACCCACTTCCTCTCCCTCGCCTTCTCCCCCGCCTGCATCGTCGGCCTCAACTTTGACCTCAAG ATGCCCAAGGTGGAGTTCAAGTCAGCCAGGCGCCCCTCGCTGTACGCCTACCCCCCGCCCctggaggagaagaagaaccaGACCAAGGAGAAGGTGGAGACCGCCGTGCTGTCCATCACCGCCAAGCAACGCCGCAAGGAGGccgagaagaagaaggaggagaagatgGATGTG TTGACATGA